In Providencia hangzhouensis, the DNA window ACAGCGGGCAAATTTCACGCATTAAAGAGGCACGTCGTGAACTTAATGAACTCTTTGAGAAAGAAATGCAAAGAGAACATCGGCAGCCTCATAGCTGGAATAATGAACAATAAGGGTTAGAAATGGCTTCAACACGTAAACGCTTTATTGCCGGGGCGACGTGCCCTAAGTGCAAGTCACAAGACACATTAATGATGTGGCGTGAAGATAAAATTGATGTTGTCGAGTGTGTCAATT includes these proteins:
- a CDS encoding YheV family putative zinc ribbon protein — protein: MASTRKRFIAGATCPKCKSQDTLMMWREDKIDVVECVNCGDQQRQAGDEATGHVRQKEQVIGIFTPE